In Bacteroidota bacterium, the following are encoded in one genomic region:
- a CDS encoding GYD domain-containing protein — MPTFILATKLSSDITKNPAIREDIGKEWKSRITSKCPKVKWLAHYALLGPYDFMDIYEAPDEEEAAKVSMITLSSGASVAESWTAIPYKRFLELVKEI; from the coding sequence ATGCCGACTTTCATACTTGCAACAAAGTTATCATCGGATATAACGAAAAATCCGGCTATCAGGGAAGACATCGGAAAGGAATGGAAATCGAGAATTACCTCGAAATGCCCAAAGGTGAAATGGTTAGCTCACTATGCTCTGCTGGGACCCTATGATTTTATGGATATTTACGAGGCACCCGATGAAGAGGAAGCCGCAAAAGTATCAATGATTACACTATCGTCGGGGGCGTCAGTCGCAGAAAGCTGGACTGCAATTCCATACAAACGGTTTTTAGAACTCGTTAAAGAAATTTAG